From a single Fusobacterium pseudoperiodonticum genomic region:
- a CDS encoding ClC family H(+)/Cl(-) exchange transporter, with amino-acid sequence MNDAKSMVEKLYKGNGKLYLACLCVGLITGAIVSCYRWGLGKIGVIRREYFSEVNLNNPMALLKVWALFIVIGLIVNYLFKKFPKTSGSGIPQVKGLILGRIDYKNWFFELISKFVAGVLGIGAGLSLGREGPSVQLGSYVGYGVSKLFKKDTVERNYLLTSGSSAGLSGAFGAPLAGVMFSIEEIHKYLSGKLLICAFVSSIAADFVGRRVFGVQTSFDIVIKYPLDINPYFQFFLYIIFGVIIAFFGKLFTVSLLKFQDTFNGVKLPREIKVCFVMTISFILCFVLPEVTGGGHDLVESLIHQKAIIYTLIIIFIAKLFFTSISYATGFAGGIFLPMLVLGAIIGKIFGECLDLFAATGADFTVHWIVLGMAAYFVAVVRAPITGVILILEMTGSFHLLLALTTVSVVSFYVTELLGQQPVYDILYDRMKKDDDLVDEENQGKITIELPVMAESLLDGKAISEIIWPEEVLIIAIIRNGVEKIPKGRTVMMAGDILVLLLPEKIVGEVKESLMKHTSTE; translated from the coding sequence ATGAATGATGCGAAAAGTATGGTCGAGAAACTCTATAAAGGAAATGGAAAACTTTATTTAGCTTGTTTGTGTGTTGGACTTATAACAGGAGCTATAGTTTCTTGTTATAGATGGGGCTTAGGAAAAATAGGAGTAATTAGAAGAGAATATTTTTCAGAAGTAAACTTAAATAATCCAATGGCATTATTAAAAGTTTGGGCACTATTTATTGTGATAGGACTTATTGTAAACTATTTATTTAAAAAGTTTCCTAAGACTTCAGGAAGTGGAATACCTCAAGTTAAAGGACTTATCTTAGGAAGAATAGATTATAAAAATTGGTTTTTTGAATTGATATCAAAATTTGTTGCTGGAGTTTTAGGTATAGGAGCAGGACTATCTCTAGGAAGAGAAGGGCCATCTGTTCAACTAGGATCTTATGTAGGTTATGGAGTTTCAAAATTATTTAAAAAAGATACAGTAGAAAGAAATTATTTGTTGACAAGTGGTTCTAGTGCAGGTCTTTCAGGAGCTTTTGGAGCACCGCTTGCAGGAGTAATGTTCAGTATAGAAGAAATTCATAAATACTTAAGTGGAAAATTATTAATATGTGCTTTTGTTTCAAGTATAGCAGCAGACTTTGTAGGAAGAAGAGTTTTTGGAGTTCAAACATCTTTTGATATTGTGATAAAGTATCCATTAGATATAAATCCATATTTTCAATTTTTCTTATATATAATTTTTGGAGTAATAATAGCATTCTTTGGAAAATTATTTACAGTATCTCTATTGAAATTTCAAGATACCTTTAATGGAGTTAAACTTCCAAGAGAAATAAAAGTATGTTTTGTAATGACTATTTCATTTATTTTATGTTTTGTTTTACCTGAAGTAACAGGTGGAGGACATGATTTAGTTGAAAGTTTAATTCATCAAAAAGCTATTATTTACACACTTATTATAATTTTTATAGCAAAGCTATTTTTTACTTCAATTTCTTATGCAACAGGTTTTGCAGGTGGAATATTCTTGCCTATGTTGGTTCTAGGAGCAATTATAGGGAAGATTTTTGGAGAATGTCTAGATTTATTTGCAGCTACAGGAGCAGATTTTACTGTACACTGGATAGTTTTAGGAATGGCAGCTTATTTTGTTGCAGTTGTAAGAGCACCTATAACAGGAGTTATCTTAATACTAGAGATGACAGGAAGTTTCCATTTACTATTAGCTTTAACAACAGTTTCAGTTGTTTCTTTTTATGTGACAGAACTTTTAGGTCAACAACCTGTATATGATATTTTATATGATAGAATGAAAAAAGATGATGACCTTGTTGATGAGGAAAATCAAGGAAAAATTACAATAGAATTGCCTGTTATGGCTGAATCTTTATTGGATGGAAAAGCAATTTCAGAAATTATTTGGCCAGAAGAAGTACTAATAATTGCAATAATAAGAAATGGAGTTGAAAAAATTCCTAAGGGTAGAACTGTTATGATGGCAGGAGATATATTGGTACTATTATTACCAGAAAAGATAGTTGGGGAAGTTAAAGAAAGTTTAATGAAACATACATCAACTGAATAA
- the pcp gene encoding pyroglutamyl-peptidase I yields the protein MKKILVTGFDPFGGEKVNPALEVIKLLPKKIGENEVRILEIPTVYKKSVEKIEKEIESYKPDYVLSIGQAGGRASISIERVAINIDDFRIKDNEGNQPIDENIFEDGENAYFSTLPIKSIQDELSKNNIPSSISNTAGTFVCNHVFYGVRYLIEKKYKGIKSGFVHIPYIPEQVIGKANTPSMSLDNILKGIIIIIETIFNVETDIKKSGGTIC from the coding sequence ATGAAAAAAATTCTTGTTACAGGTTTTGATCCTTTTGGAGGAGAAAAAGTAAATCCTGCATTGGAAGTTATAAAGTTATTACCTAAAAAAATTGGAGAAAATGAAGTTAGAATTTTAGAAATTCCAACAGTATACAAAAAATCAGTAGAAAAAATAGAAAAGGAAATTGAAAGTTATAAGCCTGATTATGTTCTTTCTATAGGTCAAGCTGGAGGTAGGGCAAGTATTTCAATAGAAAGAGTTGCAATAAATATAGATGATTTTAGAATAAAAGATAATGAAGGAAATCAACCCATAGATGAAAATATTTTTGAAGATGGAGAAAATGCTTATTTTTCAACATTACCAATAAAGTCAATTCAAGATGAACTTTCAAAAAATAATATTCCTTCTTCAATTTCAAATACAGCAGGAACTTTTGTATGTAACCATGTTTTCTATGGGGTTAGATATTTAATTGAAAAAAAATATAAAGGAATAAAATCTGGTTTTGTGCATATACCTTATATACCAGAGCAAGTTATAGGAAAAGCTAATACTCCAAGTATGAGCTTAGATAATATCTTAAAGGGAATAATAATTATTATTGAGACAATTTTTAATGTAGAAACTGATATAAAAAAATCTGGTGGAACTATCTGCTAA